The Marinilongibacter aquaticus genome has a window encoding:
- a CDS encoding ATP-dependent helicase, translated as MSEFLEQLNPPQRKAVTHPKGPLMIIAGAGSGKTRVLTYRIAWLIAQGVDPFNILALTFTNRAAEEMRHRIEKVIGTDARNLWMGTFHSVFAKILRFEGKALGYTSNFSIYDTDDSKSLIKTIIKEFNLDDKVYKPNYVLNRISNAKNSLVSWEMYNENPVFLEEDAGARMPEIGRIYRTYAKRCFQANAMDFDDLLYNTNVLFRDHLDILNKYQHKFRHVMVDEFQDTNVSQYLITRKLAAVHQNICVVGDDAQSIYAFRGANIQNILNFRQDYPELETVKLEQNYRSTQNIVNAANSLIKKNKDQLDKNVFTANDEGKKIEVMKAVSDNEEGRMVTNTIFEQKLNANLHNSDFAILYRTNAQSRAFEEALRKINIKYRIIGGLSFYQRKEIKDILAYLRFTVNQQDEEAFKRIINLPKRGIGNQTVASIVLAASEAGESIWEVVQNPAYYLSGNRAVKQIKQFSDLIKSFVVDLDSGKDAHEMATHIAKTTGILRELYADKTVEGLARYENMQELLNSIKQFVDNDENDDKTLPAFLQTVSLLTSADQDDEDGDHDRVTLMTIHGSKGLEFKHVFVVGLEENLFPSQMMLNNRADLEEERRLFYVAITRAEQYLTLSYADSRYNWGRLTYCEPSRFLLEIDEQYLSMPKANRPVKKTFNSDEDVVSSFTRKPAAKPAPSGPSKVSNLKPVSRAKPAPLHKPSSNFVPSNPTELKAGQKVEHPKFGFGRITKMDNMGSSQKATVLFDTQGEKTLLLSFAKLRVVE; from the coding sequence GTGAGTGAATTTTTAGAACAATTGAATCCGCCTCAACGCAAGGCAGTTACACATCCAAAAGGCCCTTTGATGATCATTGCGGGAGCAGGTTCGGGTAAAACCCGAGTGCTCACGTATCGTATTGCGTGGTTGATCGCACAGGGTGTGGATCCTTTCAATATTTTGGCTTTGACATTTACAAACAGGGCCGCGGAAGAGATGCGTCACCGTATTGAGAAAGTTATCGGAACCGATGCCCGAAACCTGTGGATGGGGACTTTTCACTCGGTTTTTGCCAAAATTCTGCGTTTCGAAGGAAAGGCTTTGGGCTACACTTCTAATTTTTCAATCTACGATACGGACGATTCAAAATCCCTGATCAAAACCATCATCAAGGAGTTTAATCTTGATGACAAGGTGTACAAGCCGAATTACGTGTTGAATCGGATTTCGAACGCGAAAAATTCCTTGGTGTCTTGGGAAATGTACAACGAGAATCCGGTTTTTCTGGAAGAGGATGCCGGTGCAAGAATGCCTGAAATCGGGCGAATTTACCGCACCTATGCCAAACGTTGTTTTCAGGCCAATGCCATGGATTTTGATGATTTGCTTTACAATACCAATGTGCTTTTCCGTGATCATCTCGATATTTTGAACAAATATCAACACAAGTTTAGGCACGTGATGGTCGATGAGTTTCAGGATACCAACGTATCGCAGTATTTGATCACACGAAAGCTGGCCGCCGTACATCAGAATATTTGTGTAGTGGGCGATGATGCCCAAAGTATTTACGCTTTCCGCGGAGCCAATATTCAAAATATACTGAATTTCAGACAGGATTATCCTGAATTGGAAACAGTGAAATTGGAGCAAAATTACCGTTCGACGCAAAATATCGTCAATGCGGCGAATTCGCTGATCAAGAAAAACAAAGATCAGCTCGATAAGAATGTGTTTACGGCCAATGATGAGGGCAAAAAAATCGAGGTGATGAAGGCCGTATCTGACAATGAAGAAGGCCGAATGGTGACGAACACCATTTTTGAACAGAAACTGAATGCCAATTTGCACAATTCAGATTTTGCCATTCTTTACCGTACCAATGCTCAGTCACGGGCATTTGAAGAAGCCTTACGGAAAATCAACATCAAATACAGAATTATTGGCGGACTTTCTTTCTATCAAAGGAAAGAGATAAAAGACATATTGGCCTATTTGCGGTTTACGGTCAATCAACAAGACGAAGAAGCGTTTAAACGCATCATCAATTTGCCCAAACGCGGTATTGGGAACCAGACTGTGGCAAGTATTGTATTGGCTGCCTCGGAAGCCGGAGAAAGTATTTGGGAAGTGGTACAGAACCCGGCCTATTACCTTTCTGGTAATCGGGCGGTAAAGCAGATCAAACAGTTTTCTGATTTGATCAAAAGCTTTGTAGTTGATTTGGATTCGGGAAAAGATGCCCACGAAATGGCAACGCACATTGCCAAAACAACGGGTATTCTGCGTGAGCTTTATGCCGATAAAACGGTGGAAGGTTTGGCCCGTTACGAAAACATGCAAGAATTGCTGAACTCGATTAAGCAGTTTGTGGATAATGACGAAAACGACGACAAAACCTTGCCGGCTTTTTTACAAACGGTTTCTTTGCTCACTTCCGCAGATCAGGATGATGAAGATGGCGATCACGATCGCGTAACCCTGATGACAATTCACGGCTCAAAAGGTCTGGAGTTTAAGCATGTGTTTGTCGTGGGTTTGGAAGAGAACCTTTTTCCATCCCAGATGATGTTGAACAATCGGGCGGATTTGGAAGAAGAACGGCGTTTATTCTACGTAGCCATCACCCGAGCCGAACAATATTTGACCTTGAGTTATGCCGACAGCCGCTACAACTGGGGAAGGCTAACTTACTGTGAGCCGAGCCGCTTTCTTTTGGAAATCGACGAGCAGTATTTGTCGATGCCCAAAGCCAATCGTCCTGTAAAGAAAACCTTCAATAGCGACGAAGACGTGGTGAGTTCTTTTACACGAAAGCCGGCCGCAAAGCCTGCTCCGAGCGGGCCGAGTAAAGTGAGCAATTTGAAGCCTGTGAGCAGAGCAAAACCCGCTCCTTTGCACAAACCTTCGAGCAATTTTGTGCCGTCAAACCCGACAGAACTGAAAGCCGGACAAAAGGTAGAACATCCGAAATTTGGTTTTGGCAGAATCACGAAAATGGACAATATGGGCAGCAGCCAAAAGGCCACCGTACTTTTTGATACCCAAGGTGAAAAAACGCTTTTGCTGAGTTTTGCCAAACTGCGGGTGGTGGAATAG
- a CDS encoding alpha/beta hydrolase, translating to MKNSKHFVFLLFTLFIAKTSLAQKWPGLTGTRDTSFTNYSALQHALRQDPKTKLAKGKKKNFLIAADKSYCQMGSRELKLDVFSNQKGQSKPCIVFVHGGGWRTGDKSQHHPLANALAQKGYVVFTPEYRLSTEALYPAAVQDLIQSIKWVKSHAADYNLDSNRIAIAGFSAGGQLAALLGTASDFPKFNASVCANADISAATQAIIDIDGILAFIHPESGEGDDSKSVSAATNYFGKTKEEAPELWQEASALNHIDAQDPPILFINSGVDRMHAGRTDFIHAYNALHIQSEIVEFPGTPHTFLLFDKWFNETVKAIDKFLDKVWAK from the coding sequence ATGAAAAATTCAAAGCACTTTGTGTTTCTCCTTTTTACTTTATTTATCGCGAAGACGAGCCTTGCTCAGAAATGGCCCGGACTTACAGGCACACGAGACACTTCCTTCACAAACTATTCGGCCTTACAACATGCTCTTCGGCAAGACCCAAAAACAAAACTGGCCAAAGGCAAAAAGAAGAATTTCTTAATCGCCGCGGACAAAAGTTACTGCCAAATGGGAAGCCGAGAATTAAAGCTCGACGTCTTCTCCAATCAAAAAGGCCAATCGAAACCCTGCATTGTTTTTGTGCATGGAGGTGGTTGGCGTACGGGAGACAAATCGCAGCATCATCCATTGGCAAATGCACTCGCACAAAAAGGCTATGTGGTGTTTACGCCTGAATACCGCTTGTCGACCGAAGCCCTTTATCCCGCGGCTGTGCAAGATCTTATTCAATCGATAAAATGGGTAAAATCTCATGCGGCAGACTATAATTTAGACAGCAACCGTATAGCCATTGCCGGATTCTCTGCCGGAGGCCAACTGGCCGCACTTCTTGGCACAGCCTCAGACTTCCCGAAATTCAATGCATCTGTTTGTGCCAATGCAGACATTTCTGCCGCTACACAAGCCATCATCGACATCGATGGCATATTGGCTTTTATACATCCTGAAAGCGGTGAAGGCGACGATTCCAAAAGCGTTTCGGCCGCAACCAATTATTTTGGCAAAACCAAAGAAGAAGCTCCGGAGCTTTGGCAAGAGGCCAGTGCCTTGAACCATATCGATGCCCAAGACCCGCCCATTTTGTTTATCAACAGTGGTGTAGACCGCATGCACGCCGGAAGAACGGATTTTATACATGCATACAATGCCCTGCACATTCAATCGGAAATTGTCGAATTCCCCGGTACACCACATACCTTTTTGCTTTTCGACAAATGGTTCAATGAGACCGTAAAAGCCATCGACAAGTTTCTCGATAAAGTGTGGGCAAAATAA
- a CDS encoding aldo/keto reductase — protein sequence MKYLKFSNGDQMPALGLGTWKSAPGEVYKAVIKAIELGYRHFDCAYIYGNEKEIGQAFADAFAAGEVKREDLWITSKLWNNKHREEQVKPAIIHTLDDLKLDYLDLYLIHWPVVVADSTDFPSNKDELISLTVTPLEETWAGMIDVQKSGLSKHIGVSNFNPSHLNALIHGTGVSPEMNQVEMHPYLQQKKLKAYCDEENILMTAYSPLGSGDRPSNRKKDNEPSLLENPVIKTIAEEKSCSTAQVILAWEVNRGTAVIPKSVNEKRLAENLAAAEIDLSAEQMQAIANIDLDYRFIDGSFWCLPGSDYTQEELWG from the coding sequence ATGAAATATTTAAAGTTTTCAAACGGAGACCAAATGCCAGCCCTCGGCTTGGGTACTTGGAAATCGGCACCCGGTGAGGTATACAAGGCCGTTATAAAGGCCATTGAACTGGGTTACAGACATTTTGATTGTGCTTATATCTATGGCAATGAAAAGGAAATCGGACAGGCTTTCGCCGACGCCTTTGCCGCTGGCGAAGTAAAAAGAGAAGACCTCTGGATCACTTCCAAATTGTGGAACAACAAACACAGAGAAGAGCAGGTAAAACCCGCCATTATTCATACGCTCGACGACCTTAAACTGGACTACCTCGACCTCTACCTTATCCACTGGCCAGTGGTCGTGGCAGACAGCACCGATTTCCCCTCGAACAAAGACGAGCTTATCAGCCTCACAGTTACACCTTTAGAAGAAACTTGGGCGGGGATGATCGACGTACAAAAATCGGGATTGAGCAAGCACATTGGAGTTTCCAATTTCAATCCCAGTCATTTGAACGCCCTCATTCATGGCACAGGTGTGAGCCCCGAAATGAATCAGGTGGAAATGCATCCTTATTTGCAGCAGAAGAAATTGAAAGCCTACTGTGACGAGGAAAATATCTTGATGACGGCCTATTCTCCTTTGGGATCGGGCGACAGACCAAGCAACCGCAAAAAAGACAACGAGCCTAGTCTGCTCGAAAACCCAGTGATCAAAACCATTGCCGAGGAAAAATCATGTTCTACGGCTCAAGTCATTTTGGCTTGGGAAGTAAACCGCGGAACGGCTGTAATCCCAAAATCTGTGAACGAAAAAAGGTTGGCCGAAAACTTAGCCGCCGCAGAAATTGATTTGAGTGCAGAGCAAATGCAAGCCATAGCCAATATCGATTTGGATTATCGCTTTATCGATGGTTCATTCTGGTGTTTGCCAGGCAGCGATTACACGCAAGAAGAATTGTGGGGATAA
- a CDS encoding MalY/PatB family protein, producing MTYNFDKPTSRKSTNSLKWDIFPEIDLPMWVADMDFESPLEIKQALAKVVDHQIYGYAWPPQKLKDCIVNRLKERHNWAIEADWIVFLPGLVPGLHAAPRILDTERPHAMTATPAYFHMYKAAQSNGQKTFEIPFIWENESWEMDFESMENEVKKGVGMYMLCNPHNPNGKVFSKEELEKLVQFCLKHKLILVSDEIHCDLLLNPEKTHISAASLHPEIEQQSITLLSPSKTFNIAGIGGSYAIIPNADIRKRFQAVCYGIMPHLNNWAIESMYSAYTFGEPWRLALIEYLRKNHDFLLKEINQIKGLEMKALDATYLAWIKCNHPDPESALKKAGLAVSGAQQFNGQGYFRLNFGTQRSNLELAIQRIKSTFEL from the coding sequence ATGACCTATAACTTCGACAAACCCACTTCCCGTAAAAGCACCAACAGCCTTAAATGGGACATTTTCCCCGAGATTGATCTGCCCATGTGGGTAGCTGACATGGATTTTGAGAGCCCGCTGGAAATCAAGCAGGCTTTGGCCAAGGTGGTTGATCACCAGATTTACGGCTATGCATGGCCGCCTCAAAAACTGAAGGACTGCATTGTTAACAGGCTGAAAGAAAGGCACAATTGGGCCATTGAAGCAGATTGGATTGTATTTCTACCCGGTTTGGTCCCTGGCCTTCACGCCGCTCCTCGAATTTTGGATACCGAGCGACCGCATGCGATGACGGCCACTCCTGCCTACTTTCATATGTACAAAGCGGCTCAATCCAATGGGCAAAAGACATTTGAAATTCCGTTTATCTGGGAAAATGAGTCTTGGGAAATGGATTTCGAAAGCATGGAAAACGAGGTAAAAAAGGGTGTGGGTATGTACATGCTGTGCAATCCGCACAATCCCAATGGAAAGGTTTTCAGCAAGGAAGAACTTGAAAAACTGGTTCAATTTTGCCTCAAACACAAATTGATTCTGGTCTCAGACGAGATACACTGCGATTTGCTTTTAAATCCCGAAAAGACGCACATTTCTGCCGCCTCTTTGCATCCAGAAATCGAACAGCAAAGTATCACGCTTTTGTCGCCCAGTAAAACCTTCAACATCGCCGGCATTGGAGGCTCCTATGCCATCATTCCCAATGCAGACATCCGAAAAAGGTTTCAGGCCGTTTGCTACGGCATAATGCCACACCTGAACAACTGGGCTATTGAAAGCATGTATTCGGCATATACATTTGGAGAACCTTGGCGTTTGGCCCTGATTGAGTATCTTCGGAAAAATCACGATTTTCTCTTAAAAGAAATCAATCAGATCAAAGGGCTTGAAATGAAGGCTTTGGATGCCACCTATTTGGCTTGGATAAAGTGCAATCACCCCGATCCCGAATCTGCATTGAAAAAAGCAGGACTTGCCGTTTCGGGTGCTCAGCAGTTCAACGGCCAAGGCTATTTCAGGTTAAATTTTGGCACGCAAAGAAGCAATTTGGAATTGGCAATCCAACGAATCAAATCAACATTTGAATTATAA
- a CDS encoding DUF4254 domain-containing protein, producing MNLLSAKEAIAIFRQSIAEYHLQNHVDANFENPFPSESLAGLLYRKNWIDTVQWHLEDIIRNPEISTETFIATKRRIDSSNQDRTDTVELIDDVFFKAFSGNPVEEEARLNSETPAWLLDRLSILELKIYHFQEQVERTDADEAHRESVSAKLRVLLEQEKDLSICFNELMLDLSTGKKYMKTYRQMKMYNDPTLNPELYGKA from the coding sequence ATGAATTTACTTTCTGCCAAAGAAGCGATAGCCATTTTTCGACAAAGTATTGCCGAGTACCATCTTCAGAATCATGTGGATGCCAATTTTGAGAACCCATTTCCAAGCGAAAGTTTAGCCGGGCTCTTGTATCGAAAAAATTGGATTGATACCGTACAATGGCATTTGGAAGACATCATCCGTAATCCTGAAATAAGTACTGAAACGTTTATCGCCACCAAAAGGCGTATCGACAGTTCCAACCAAGACCGAACCGACACCGTCGAGCTAATAGACGATGTGTTTTTCAAGGCTTTTTCGGGAAATCCCGTGGAAGAAGAGGCTCGTTTGAACTCCGAAACGCCGGCTTGGCTTTTGGATAGATTGTCGATTTTGGAATTGAAGATTTATCATTTCCAAGAGCAAGTGGAACGTACCGATGCCGATGAAGCCCACCGTGAGAGTGTGTCTGCGAAACTGCGGGTCCTGCTTGAACAAGAAAAGGATCTTTCGATTTGTTTCAATGAACTCATGCTCGATTTATCGACAGGGAAAAAGTACATGAAAACCTATAGGCAAATGAAAATGTACAACGATCCGACTTTAAATCCTGAGCTTTACGGCAAGGCCTGA
- a CDS encoding glycosyltransferase family 9 protein gives MRDFLVIRFSAMGDVLLTLPVLVQATEQNPDVRFIVLTRPKFAVFFEGYDRISVYPADVDKEFKGFLGLWRLVARLKSDYDFEAILDLHEHLRSKIIKRLFFGLPKFTLEKGRADKKALTRKENKQRKDLPHACERYAKVLHEAGIVFELKSFGQAQNYFRALPVLPFQKKGKWVGLAPFAQHEGKIWPFEKIDALIQTLPSDFSILLFGGGAKEVGLLKPLAEKYANVVLVAGQFALKTELSLISALDAMLCMDSSNMHMAALAGVPTVSIWGATHRQAGFGPFGNQGHRFVEISTAELPCRPCSVYGNKPCFREDYACLNRISPAQVSQELIAAI, from the coding sequence ATGCGTGATTTTTTGGTCATCCGGTTTTCAGCCATGGGCGATGTGCTACTCACTTTGCCCGTGCTTGTGCAGGCCACAGAGCAAAATCCCGATGTACGCTTTATCGTGTTGACGCGGCCTAAATTTGCCGTTTTTTTTGAGGGTTACGATAGGATTTCGGTATATCCGGCCGATGTCGATAAGGAATTCAAAGGTTTTCTAGGTTTGTGGAGATTGGTTGCCCGTTTGAAATCGGACTACGATTTCGAGGCCATATTGGATTTGCACGAGCATCTTCGAAGCAAAATCATCAAACGTCTGTTTTTCGGCCTGCCTAAATTTACTTTAGAGAAGGGGCGTGCAGATAAAAAGGCTTTAACCCGAAAGGAAAACAAACAACGAAAAGATTTGCCGCATGCATGCGAGCGATACGCCAAAGTACTTCATGAGGCGGGCATAGTTTTTGAGTTAAAGTCGTTTGGCCAAGCCCAGAATTATTTTCGGGCTTTGCCCGTTCTCCCTTTTCAGAAAAAGGGCAAATGGGTAGGGCTGGCCCCTTTTGCTCAGCATGAGGGTAAGATTTGGCCATTTGAAAAAATAGACGCCCTGATTCAAACTCTGCCATCTGATTTCAGTATACTGCTCTTTGGGGGCGGGGCAAAGGAAGTGGGTTTGCTGAAACCTTTGGCCGAAAAGTATGCCAATGTGGTATTGGTGGCTGGTCAATTTGCCCTGAAAACGGAATTGAGTCTCATTTCTGCCTTGGATGCCATGCTTTGCATGGACAGCAGCAATATGCACATGGCCGCATTGGCTGGCGTACCCACGGTATCCATTTGGGGAGCCACGCACAGGCAAGCAGGTTTCGGGCCATTCGGTAATCAAGGGCACCGTTTCGTGGAAATTTCCACGGCTGAATTGCCCTGCCGCCCCTGTTCGGTTTACGGCAATAAACCCTGCTTCCGGGAAGATTATGCCTGTTTGAACAGAATCAGCCCAGCTCAAGTGAGCCAAGAGCTTATTGCCGCTATTTAA
- a CDS encoding NAD(P)/FAD-dependent oxidoreductase, giving the protein MKSHHSILIIGGGTAGIMTAAQLLKHDEGFDIAIIEPSNTHYYQPAWTLVGAGTYDYAHTAKPMQDVMPEGVTWIKDFATGFDPENNVVETENKGSVGYDFLIVAPGLVMAPELIEGLPEALERGVAVSNYINPNKVWEAIQHFKGGNALFTQPTTPIKCGGAPQKIAYLAADHFRKSGLDSKTKLIFATPGSVIFGVKPIKNTLEHVLDRYGIHFRPFYAPFKIDPERKVVYFKTNDNNAFSDEENAQLKIVKQTENIVEVPFDLLHLAPPQTAPKFVKESKLVNDAGWLDVDIHSMQHKKFKNVFGLGDVAALPTAKTGAAIRKQVPVVVDNLLKIRRGKEASNHSYNGYSSCPLVTGYGKMVLAEFDYENNFTPDPKLKQMLVFDSSKEHWRLWILKKYILPYLYWNKMLKGQDV; this is encoded by the coding sequence ATGAAATCTCATCATTCCATTCTTATTATCGGCGGCGGAACCGCAGGCATCATGACAGCCGCCCAATTGCTCAAACACGACGAAGGTTTTGATATTGCCATCATTGAGCCTTCGAATACCCATTATTACCAACCGGCTTGGACACTCGTTGGGGCAGGCACCTACGATTACGCCCACACGGCCAAACCCATGCAAGACGTCATGCCCGAGGGCGTCACTTGGATCAAAGACTTCGCAACAGGCTTCGATCCCGAAAACAATGTGGTGGAAACAGAAAACAAGGGCTCTGTGGGCTACGACTTTTTAATTGTCGCTCCTGGCTTAGTTATGGCTCCCGAGCTTATTGAGGGCCTTCCAGAAGCATTGGAACGCGGTGTGGCGGTAAGCAATTACATCAATCCCAACAAAGTATGGGAAGCCATACAGCATTTCAAAGGAGGCAACGCTCTCTTTACACAACCGACCACACCCATAAAATGTGGTGGGGCTCCACAAAAAATAGCTTATTTGGCGGCAGATCATTTCAGGAAATCTGGTTTGGACAGCAAAACCAAGCTCATATTTGCCACACCCGGAAGCGTAATATTTGGAGTAAAGCCCATCAAAAACACCTTGGAACACGTGCTCGACCGCTACGGCATTCACTTTCGGCCTTTCTATGCTCCTTTTAAAATCGATCCGGAAAGAAAAGTAGTTTATTTTAAAACAAACGACAACAACGCTTTCTCTGACGAAGAGAACGCTCAATTGAAAATTGTGAAACAAACTGAAAATATTGTGGAAGTGCCCTTCGACCTTTTGCACTTGGCCCCACCGCAAACGGCACCCAAATTTGTGAAAGAATCGAAATTGGTCAACGATGCGGGCTGGCTCGATGTGGATATCCATTCCATGCAGCATAAAAAATTCAAAAACGTTTTCGGGCTGGGTGATGTGGCGGCTTTGCCTACCGCGAAAACCGGAGCAGCCATCCGTAAACAGGTGCCTGTGGTGGTAGACAACCTGCTGAAAATTAGGCGAGGAAAAGAAGCCTCAAACCATTCGTACAATGGCTACTCTTCTTGCCCTTTGGTCACAGGTTACGGCAAAATGGTCTTGGCCGAATTCGATTATGAAAACAATTTTACGCCCGATCCAAAACTCAAGCAAATGCTCGTTTTCGACAGTTCGAAGGAACACTGGCGATTGTGGATACTCAAAAAATACATTCTACCCTATTTGTATTGGAATAAGATGTTGAAAGGTCAAGATGTATAA
- a CDS encoding TfoX/Sxy family protein translates to MAYNEHLADRLRQALASLEQLEEKHMFGGIAFMWKGKMLIGVIKDDLMCRIDPAIENEVLEKQGARPMDFAKRPMKGYVYVDETGRRTNQDLRYWIDLCLDYNPKAKATKKKG, encoded by the coding sequence ATGGCCTACAACGAACACCTTGCCGACCGCCTGAGACAGGCTTTGGCCTCGCTCGAGCAACTCGAAGAAAAGCACATGTTCGGCGGTATAGCTTTTATGTGGAAGGGCAAAATGCTCATTGGCGTCATCAAAGACGACCTCATGTGCCGAATCGACCCGGCCATAGAAAACGAAGTCCTTGAAAAGCAAGGAGCCCGCCCGATGGACTTCGCCAAAAGACCCATGAAAGGTTATGTATATGTAGACGAAACCGGACGACGCACAAACCAAGACCTCCGCTATTGGATCGACCTGTGCCTCGACTACAATCCAAAAGCCAAAGCCACGAAAAAGAAAGGCTAA
- a CDS encoding UDP-N-acetylmuramate--L-alanine ligase: MSQNIHFIAIGGAVMHNLALALQQKGFTVSGSDDEIYDPALSRLKAAGILPDEMGWNPDRIHENLDAVILGMHARKDNPELLKAQTLGLKIYSFPEYVYVQSKNKQRIVIAGSHGKTTITSIILHVLKYFNRKFDYLVGAQIEGFDLMVKLSDDAPTIIIEGDEYLSSALDKRSKFLSYHPHIALMSGIAWDHFNVFPNFDDYVKSFELLAEDIPKAGAFIYDESDDILKMIGAKEHADVAKLPYSAHPYTVKNGQVFLETAQGEVPLKIFGEHNMKNLMGAKLVLDRLAITDEMFYEAIRSFGGAAKRLQTEGENEYCKIYRDFAHAPSKVGATTAATKELFPDRELVACYELHTFSSLNKEFLPHYAEKLAAADQAVVFFSPHTLEMKKMPPLSADEIKQAFQREDLEVFTKQEDLLAFLKAQNWYKQNLLLMSSGTFDGLDFKTFAQEILSLPVEIPETEEPVKRKRKLSKLFSKRSKK; the protein is encoded by the coding sequence ATGTCTCAAAATATACATTTCATTGCCATCGGTGGTGCGGTAATGCACAATTTGGCCTTGGCACTTCAACAAAAAGGTTTTACCGTAAGCGGTTCAGACGATGAAATTTACGATCCCGCTCTATCCCGATTGAAAGCCGCTGGAATCCTTCCCGATGAAATGGGTTGGAACCCCGACAGAATCCACGAAAACCTCGACGCCGTCATTCTCGGCATGCATGCTCGAAAAGATAACCCCGAATTGTTGAAAGCACAAACTCTGGGCTTGAAGATTTACTCTTTTCCTGAATATGTATACGTACAATCGAAAAACAAACAACGCATTGTCATTGCAGGCTCACACGGAAAAACCACCATCACGAGCATCATTCTGCATGTACTGAAATATTTCAACAGGAAATTCGACTACTTGGTGGGTGCCCAGATCGAAGGCTTCGACTTGATGGTTAAACTTTCCGACGACGCCCCCACAATCATTATCGAAGGAGACGAATACCTTTCTTCGGCTTTGGACAAACGTTCGAAATTCCTTTCCTATCATCCGCACATCGCCCTTATGTCGGGCATTGCTTGGGATCATTTCAATGTGTTCCCCAATTTCGACGATTATGTGAAAAGCTTCGAACTTCTGGCTGAGGACATTCCTAAAGCGGGGGCTTTTATTTACGATGAAAGCGATGACATCTTGAAAATGATCGGAGCAAAAGAGCATGCCGATGTGGCCAAATTGCCTTATTCTGCTCACCCTTATACGGTGAAGAACGGTCAGGTATTTTTGGAAACAGCCCAAGGTGAGGTGCCTTTGAAGATATTTGGCGAACACAACATGAAAAACCTAATGGGTGCCAAATTGGTGTTGGATCGTTTGGCCATTACGGATGAGATGTTCTACGAAGCCATCCGCTCTTTTGGTGGTGCGGCCAAACGCTTGCAGACCGAGGGCGAAAATGAATACTGTAAAATCTACCGCGATTTTGCTCACGCTCCTTCCAAAGTGGGTGCCACTACAGCTGCCACAAAAGAGCTATTCCCAGACCGTGAACTCGTGGCATGCTATGAGCTGCACACTTTCAGCTCACTAAACAAGGAATTCTTGCCGCACTATGCCGAAAAATTGGCCGCTGCAGATCAAGCGGTAGTCTTTTTCAGTCCACATACTTTGGAAATGAAAAAAATGCCACCGCTCAGTGCAGACGAAATCAAGCAAGCGTTCCAAAGAGAAGATTTGGAAGTCTTCACCAAACAAGAAGATCTGCTTGCCTTTTTGAAAGCCCAGAATTGGTATAAACAAAACCTTTTGTTGATGTCTTCCGGCACTTTCGATGGCTTGGATTTCAAAACCTTTGCTCAAGAAATCTTATCTCTGCCCGTAGAAATACCCGAAACAGAAGAACCCGTAAAAAGGAAAAGAAAACTGTCGAAGCTTTTCAGCAAGCGAAGTAAGAAATAA